The sequence below is a genomic window from Nitrososphaerota archaeon.
GTCACGAAGCCGGCTCCAAGCACCAGCACTAAAGGAACCTGCTCTAAGAATGACATTTATGCCAAGAGTCTATCTAGCCTTGCAGTCCAGTCATCCGCATTTAGCACACCGTATCCATCCCTGAAGATTTCATTACCCTTTACATCAATCCCTATCTTCGTCGACTGTGTTATTACCTTATAGTGCAAAAGAGCGTCTTTGCTGTATTCCGCAAATGCCCAAGTATACCCTCTGCTCTGCCTGTACTGCTTGATCTGCTCTGAGGTTTCAGTCGGATCGAATCCGATAACTATGATTTCCACTTTCCCTTGATACTCTTCATAAACAGAATTCAATGATTTCAGGTCTCTTTCGCACGTGGGGCACCACGTAGCAAAGAAGTATATCAGGACGGGCTTACCGCTATTCTGCAACTCAGCAAGAGAAATCTTTCCTCCGTTCACATTCTTCAGCGTGAAAACGTCTTTGGCCATTACATCGACGGCCATCTCTTTTGGAACTTCCTTCTGCATCTGCTCTTTGCTTACATCCATCATGGAATTTGTGCCTTGCTGAGTACTGTTAAGCAGGAATAACCCTCCTAT
It includes:
- a CDS encoding TlpA family protein disulfide reductase, giving the protein MVLNFMKALLLVIVSVGVIGAIGGLFLLNSTQQGTNSMMDVSKEQMQKEVPKEMAVDVMAKDVFTLKNVNGGKISLAELQNSGKPVLIYFFATWCPTCERDLKSLNSVYEEYQGKVEIIVIGFDPTETSEQIKQYRQSRGYTWAFAEYSKDALLHYKVITQSTKIGIDVKGNEIFRDGYGVLNADDWTARLDRLLA